The Candidatus Neomarinimicrobiota bacterium region GGTTTTTCAGGTCCACAAGGATGGCATCGGCCGGACGACCTTCTTCAATCACCCCTCCATGGAGTCCGAACGCTTCCGCCCCGGCCTGTGTCGCCATGTGATAAACTTTCTCTGCGGGCAGTATGGTAACGTCACCCCAGGCATGTTTAGCCAAAAGGGAGGCGGTTTTCATTTCACCCATCATATCCAGGCAGTTGTTGGAAGACGCCCCGTCCGTTCCCAAAATCACTTTTAATCCTGCCTTTTCAGCACCTGAAATATCAAAAGACCCGTTGCTCAATTTCATATTTGAAACGGGCATGTGTACAAGGGTCACCCCTCTGCGGGCCAGAATCTCCCGCTCCCCGTCCGTCAGGTGAATGCCGTGAGCGACTATGGTTTTAGGTGTGAGCAGTCCCTTCTTGTCCAGATATTCCACCGGCCGACATCTATGAGTTTTAAGACAATCATTTACCTCTTTCTGTGTTTCACTGAGATGAATATGAAAGTATAAATCGTACTTATCCAGAATGCAACGGATCGTTTCCAGGGTCTCAGGTAACACGCTGTAGATGGAATGGGCGTTAAGGGATGGGATCAGAAGATCGGAATATGATTCCCTTGCCTGAAGAAAGGCTTCCCGGTCTTTCTGCTGAAGAATCCGGCTGCCGGATTCATAAGCATCCAGGGCAATAGGACCAGTACAGATGCGCATCCCCATATCGGTAGCAGCCCTGATGACGATAGGAGAATTCCAGTACATGTCGTTGAAAAAAACGGTGCCTGAACGAATCATTTCCAGACAGGCCAGGCGAGTCCCCGCATCAATGTGTTCAGGGGTAAATGTGGCTTCGGCAGGCCAGATATAGTCATTGAGCCATTCAAAGAGAGGCAGATCATCGGCATATCCCCTCAGCAACGTCATGGCTGCATGGGTGTGCCCGTTATAAAAAGCCGGGAGAATGGCT contains the following coding sequences:
- a CDS encoding amidohydrolase; the encoded protein is MTSLLIREVVHKDRMVDVYIENGSIQHIDSKIAKSADEIMDCHGLKAILPAFYNGHTHAAMTLLRGYADDLPLFEWLNDYIWPAEATFTPEHIDAGTRLACLEMIRSGTVFFNDMYWNSPIVIRAATDMGMRICTGPIALDAYESGSRILQQKDREAFLQARESYSDLLIPSLNAHSIYSVLPETLETIRCILDKYDLYFHIHLSETQKEVNDCLKTHRCRPVEYLDKKGLLTPKTIVAHGIHLTDGEREILARRGVTLVHMPVSNMKLSNGSFDISGAEKAGLKVILGTDGASSNNCLDMMGEMKTASLLAKHAWGDVTILPAEKVYHMATQAGAEAFGLHGGVIEEGRPADAILVDLKNPRLVPGYHLVSDMVYSADSSCIDSVICNGRFLMKNKQIEGEEAIIEKAEKWKVERVGK